One stretch of Lemur catta isolate mLemCat1 chromosome 2, mLemCat1.pri, whole genome shotgun sequence DNA includes these proteins:
- the TAAR1 gene encoding trace amine-associated receptor 1 has protein sequence MPFCQNILNISCVKSNWSNDIRASLYSLMVLIILTTLVGNLIVIISISHFKQLHTPTNWLIHSMATVDFLLGCLVMPYSMVRSVEHHWYFGEVFCKIHTSTDIMLSSASIFHLSFISIDRYCAVCDPLRYKARINILVIFVMIFVSWSVPAIYAFGMVFLELNLKGAEEMYYKHVHCRGGCTVFFSKISGVVAFMTSFYVPGSIMLCVYYRIYFIANGQARSINDMNQKLHIGLKEKHGISQSKERKAAKTLGIVVGVFLICWCPFFVCTVMDPFLDYTIPPTLNDALIWSGYLNSTFNPMVYAFFYPWFRKALKMILSVIQSPFINWNPTSF, from the exons ATGCCCTTTTGccaaaatatacttaatatttccTGTGTGAAAAGCAACTGGTCGAATGACATCCGTGCTTCCCTGTACAGTTTAATGGTGCTCATAATTCTGACCACACTGGTTGGCAATCTGATAGTTATTATTTCCATATCACACTTCAAGCAACTTCATACCCCAACTAATTGGCTCATTCATTCCATGGCCACTGTGGACTTTCTGCTGGGGTGCCTAGTCATGCCTTACAGCATGGTGAGATCTGTTGAGCACCATTGGTATTTTGGAGAAGTCTTCTGTAAAATTCACACCAGCACTGATATTATGCTTAGTTCAGCATCCATTTTCCATTTGTCCTTCATCTCCATTGACCGCTACTGTGCTGTGTGTGACCCATTGAGATACAAAGCCAGGATCAATATCTTGGTTATTTTTGTGATGATCTTCGTTAGTTGGAGTGTCCCTGCTATTTATGCATTTGGAATGGTCTTTCTGGAGCTAAACCTCAAAGGAGCTGAAGAGATGTATTACAAACATGTTCACTGTAGAGGGGGTTGCACTGTCTTCTTCAGCAAGATATCTGGGGTAGTGGCCTTTATGACTTCATTCTATGTACCTGGATCTATTATGTTATGTGtctattatagaatatattttatagctaATGGGCAGGCAAGATCAATTAACGATATGAATCAGAAGCTTCACATTGGATTGAAAGAGAAACATGGAATTtcacaaagcaaagaaagaaaagctgcGAAGACATTAGGGATTGTGGTGGGAGTTTTCCTAATATGCTGGTGCCCTTTCTTTGTCTGTACAGTCATGGATCCTTTCCTGGACTACACTATTCCACCCACCTTGAATGATGCCTTGATTTGGTCTGGCTACTTGAACTCTACATTTAATCCAATGGTTTATGCATTTTTCTATCCTTGGTTTAGAAAAGCACTGAAGATGATTCTATCAg TTATTCAAAGTCCATTTATCAACTGGAATCCGACTAGCTTTTGA